A stretch of the Macrobrachium nipponense isolate FS-2020 chromosome 23, ASM1510439v2, whole genome shotgun sequence genome encodes the following:
- the LOC135200111 gene encoding pancreatic triacylglycerol lipase-like isoform X2 — translation MRTNGQIDRHERNCLHGPVYRRNYPFTGLVNLLVRSEKTLVPLTYVTEFHYWSREHRNSPWNLVIGSQRSLAASRFYPQQTYVIVHGFMGSGMDPWIIDLKDALLNREDCNVISVSWSAGSYTASYFVIQKRVPDVGDDISKLLIYLRDATGLSADRIHLIGHSLGAHIVGFTGKIMNGTLSRITGLDPAGLMFHAAEITERLDKSDATFVDVIHTHGCTTILNQWNDCYGIDENIGDADFWPNGGQRQPACGEGGDGDLHTKEGSSCDHAMAYILYTESIQYSTYTTKFLARPCNSWPYFNNGSCPCYMPGSSVQYMGYNVNPQVSGVFFLNTSKTSPYALKDEGCFAGFSILQLIGLILISILTLLMMLVVVAAVVQQYYGIPILTRLSSAMGFHGGTWHGLQESSSSELLAAAKENELLVPEDQDDSQNATRGHWRRQTST, via the exons GTCTGGTAAATCTTTTGGTGAGGAGCGAAAAAACTCTTGTCCCTTTAACCTACGTCACAGAATTCCACTACTGGTCCag AGAACACCGCAACAGCCCGTGGAACCTGGTCATAGGATCACAGCGCTCCCTTGCTGCCTCACGCTTCTACCCTCAACAGACCTATGTCATTGTCCATGGCTTCATGGGCTCTGGGATGGACCCCTGGATCATAGACCTCAAAGACG CTCTGTTAAACCGTGAAGATTGCAATGTCATTAGCGTGAGTTGGTCGGCTGGCTCATATACCGCAAGCTACTTCGTCATCCAGAAAAGGGTCCCTGACGTTGGCGATGACATCAGCAAACTTTTGATATACCTCAGAGATGCCACTGGTCTTTCTGCAGACAGGATCCACCTCATTGGTCATTCTTTAGGGGCCCATATCGTAGGCTTCACGGGAAAGATAATGAATGGGACTCTGTCCAGAATAACAG GTTTGGACCCGGCAGGCCTAATGTTCCATGCAGCAGAAATCACTGAACGGTTAGATAAATCAGATGCAACTTTCGTGGATGTCATCCACACTCATGGCTGCACAACTATTCTAAATCAGTGGAAT GACTGTTATGGTATAGATGAAAACATCGGTGATGCAGATTTCTGGCCGAATGGTGGACAACGACAACCTGCTTGCGGGGAGGGAGGAGATGGAGACCTTCACACAAAAG AGGGCAGCAGCTGTGACCATGCAatggcatatatattatacacggaGAGCATTCAGTACTCAACATATACTACAAAGTTTCTTGCCAGACCTTGTAATTCCTGGCCATATTTCAACAATGGCTCATGCCCCTGCTACATGCCTGGATCCTCTGTTCAGTACATGGGCTATAATGTCAATCCACA GGTGAGTGGTGTCTTCTTCCTTAATACAAGCAAGACTTCACCATATGCTCTTAAAGATGAAGGATGCTTTGCTGGATTCTCCATTCTACAATTAATAG GTTTAATCCTAATCTCCATTCTCACGCTGTTGATGATGCTCGTTGTGGTAGCAGCAGTAGTCCAGCAGTATTACGGCATTCCTATCCTTACTCGGCTGAGCTCAGCCATGGGCTTTCACGGCGGTACCTGGCATGGCCTGCAAGAATCTTCGTCATCAGAGTTACTTGCAGCCGCCAAAGAAAACGAA CTCCTTGTACCCGAAGACCAAGATGACAGCCAAAATGCAACAAGGGGTCATTGGCGCAGACAAACATCTACATGA